From a single Collimonas pratensis genomic region:
- a CDS encoding MFS transporter, which translates to MSLPLFALAVAAFGIGTTEFVIMGLLPDVARDLGVTIPAAGMLVTGYALGVTIGAPIVAIATANMPRRTALLSLIGLFIIGNVLCALSPNYAVLMLARVVTAFCHGAFFGIGSVVAAGLVPPNRRAQAIALMFAGLTLANVLGVPFGTALGQQLGWRSTFWAVTVIGVLAAIALALWLPKKIEMQKTSLLQEFAVLKDRQVVMVLAISALASASLFSVFTYITPILEDVTGLTPHAVTLVLLVFGLGLTVGSALGGKLADWRLLPSLIGFLLALALVLTVFTLTMRTPLPAVVTIFVWGVLAFAIVPPLQVLVVERASAAPNLASTLNQGAFNLGNAGGAWFGGMAIGAGFQLTSLPYVGVVLVALALGLTLWSASIERNSGLAMTPSE; encoded by the coding sequence CTGTCTTTGCCCCTATTTGCCCTTGCTGTTGCCGCTTTCGGCATCGGTACGACGGAGTTCGTCATCATGGGCCTGCTGCCCGACGTGGCGCGCGATCTGGGGGTAACCATCCCGGCGGCGGGGATGCTGGTGACCGGCTACGCGCTGGGCGTCACCATCGGCGCCCCGATCGTCGCCATCGCCACCGCCAACATGCCGCGCCGCACGGCGCTGCTGAGCCTGATCGGCCTGTTCATCATCGGCAACGTGCTGTGCGCCTTGTCGCCGAACTATGCGGTACTGATGCTGGCGCGGGTAGTGACCGCGTTCTGCCATGGTGCATTTTTCGGCATCGGCTCGGTGGTGGCGGCCGGCCTGGTGCCGCCGAACCGGCGCGCTCAGGCGATCGCCCTGATGTTTGCCGGTCTGACGCTGGCCAATGTGCTGGGCGTGCCGTTCGGCACCGCGCTCGGCCAGCAGCTCGGCTGGCGTTCCACGTTCTGGGCGGTGACGGTGATCGGCGTGCTGGCAGCGATTGCGCTGGCGCTATGGCTGCCGAAGAAGATCGAGATGCAAAAGACCAGCCTGCTGCAGGAATTCGCCGTCCTCAAGGACCGGCAAGTGGTGATGGTGCTGGCCATCAGCGCGCTGGCTTCGGCCAGCCTGTTTTCGGTGTTCACCTATATCACGCCGATCCTGGAAGACGTCACTGGACTGACGCCGCATGCGGTGACCCTGGTGCTGCTGGTGTTCGGCCTTGGCCTGACCGTAGGCAGCGCGCTCGGCGGCAAACTGGCCGACTGGCGCCTGCTGCCGTCGCTGATCGGTTTCCTGCTGGCGCTGGCTTTGGTCCTGACGGTATTTACCCTGACCATGCGCACACCCTTGCCGGCAGTGGTCACGATTTTTGTCTGGGGCGTACTGGCATTCGCCATCGTGCCGCCGCTGCAGGTGCTGGTGGTGGAGCGCGCCAGCGCCGCGCCGAACCTGGCTTCGACCCTGAACCAGGGCGCCTTCAACCTGGGCAACGCCGGCGGCGCCTGGTTTGGCGGCATGGCGATCGGCGCCGGTTTCCAGCTAACCTCGTTGCCGTATGTCGGCGTGGTGCTGGTGGCGCTGGCGCTCGGCCTGACGCTGTGGTCGGCCTCGATCGAGCGCAACAGCGGCCTGGCGATGACGCCTAGCGAATAA
- a CDS encoding acyl-CoA thioesterase, which translates to MTSTMFSHGASSPLSPKIFRHSIDIYLKDSNATGNIYFARYFEWQGICRERWFFECISADMLAPLGVFITKDAQQKYIHETFAFQKVECEVSTAAIKQCSFSLLFQFFVEGKLVSTGHQQIVFANKDKKISRLPEHILEKIRQYENPRNITTLSN; encoded by the coding sequence ATGACATCGACCATGTTTTCCCACGGTGCCTCATCGCCGCTGTCACCTAAGATCTTCCGGCACTCGATTGACATCTACCTGAAGGATTCCAACGCCACCGGCAACATCTACTTTGCCCGTTACTTCGAATGGCAAGGCATCTGCCGCGAACGCTGGTTCTTCGAATGCATTTCCGCTGACATGCTGGCGCCGCTGGGCGTCTTCATCACCAAGGACGCCCAGCAGAAATATATCCACGAGACGTTTGCCTTCCAGAAGGTGGAGTGCGAAGTCAGCACGGCCGCCATCAAGCAATGCTCGTTTTCCTTATTGTTCCAATTTTTTGTGGAAGGGAAGCTGGTCTCTACCGGCCATCAGCAAATCGTCTTTGCCAACAAGGACAAGAAGATCAGCCGCTTGCCGGAACATATCCTGGAAAAAATTCGGCAGTACGAAAACCCCAGGAATATAACAACGCTCTCTAACTAG
- a CDS encoding phytanoyl-CoA dioxygenase family protein — MNQPQAAQPPSNPSVLYPEQAQLRDIRKTLPLRVLTASDFYHWQTYGYVIVRNAVSAEQVQRTADFLWEFQELDPHAPETWNRAQLRDHEMTELNGSGMVEAYHHQTFWDNRQTPRVVDAFVDIWDREDLWVTIDRANLNTPNQGARRFGGFIHWDADTSVEPLPVNVQGVLALSDTTPDGGGFQCIPELFQHFAMWRKSAPQDRNPHRPDVASLPWEVKFIPMKAGDLLIFNSLLAHGIRPNTSVDKVRLAQYIAFTPAREEQAALRQWRIDSWRQRTRPDSYAFPGDPREWEKTRYPLAQLSELGEKILGPRDW, encoded by the coding sequence ATGAACCAGCCCCAAGCGGCGCAGCCTCCCAGCAATCCGTCCGTGCTGTATCCCGAGCAGGCGCAACTGCGCGATATTCGCAAAACCTTGCCGCTGCGCGTACTGACCGCCTCCGATTTCTATCACTGGCAAACCTACGGCTATGTGATTGTCAGGAATGCCGTCAGCGCCGAGCAGGTGCAGCGCACCGCCGATTTCTTGTGGGAGTTCCAGGAGCTCGATCCGCATGCGCCGGAAACCTGGAACCGGGCCCAACTGCGCGATCACGAAATGACCGAACTGAACGGCTCCGGCATGGTCGAGGCCTATCATCACCAGACCTTCTGGGACAACCGGCAGACGCCGCGCGTCGTCGATGCCTTCGTCGACATCTGGGATCGCGAAGACCTATGGGTGACCATCGACCGCGCCAACCTGAACACGCCGAACCAGGGCGCGCGCCGTTTCGGCGGCTTCATTCACTGGGACGCCGACACCTCTGTCGAACCGTTGCCGGTCAACGTCCAGGGCGTGCTGGCCTTGTCCGACACCACGCCGGATGGCGGCGGCTTTCAATGCATCCCCGAGCTATTCCAGCATTTCGCTATGTGGCGCAAAAGCGCGCCCCAGGATCGCAATCCCCACCGTCCAGACGTGGCCTCCTTGCCGTGGGAGGTGAAGTTCATTCCGATGAAAGCCGGCGACCTGCTGATCTTCAACAGCTTGCTGGCGCATGGCATACGGCCGAATACCTCGGTCGACAAAGTACGGCTGGCGCAGTACATCGCATTCACGCCGGCGCGCGAAGAACAGGCCGCCTTGCGCCAATGGCGCATAGACAGCTGGCGCCAGCGCACGCGGCCGGACAGCTACGCCTTTCCCGGCGATCCGCGCGAATGGGAAAAGACCCGCTATCCGCTGGCGCAACTGAGCGAACTGGGTGAAAAAATCCTTGGTCCGCGCGACTGGTAA
- a CDS encoding OmpA family protein gives MQTYIRKILFLSAAATGLLGAASNVLAQPAPYQPAPYQLQIQADPGWRRDAPQVAVERDGWQRFEAPPPRYEAVPPPARSGYAWQRGYWERRHRDEPRWVKGYWVAVQPVAVVAPPPPPLPPAPVQQRPKIERISADALFRFDQSSLGQMLPAGRAQLAALAKRLAASRYARVEVRGYTDRLGSDSYNLNLSIRRANTVKDVLVSYGIPAARVKAVGLGAQDPVTQCRDGLQQEALIRCLLPNRRVEIATFAMP, from the coding sequence ATGCAAACTTATATCCGGAAAATCCTGTTTCTGTCGGCTGCCGCCACAGGCCTTCTTGGCGCGGCCAGCAACGTGCTGGCGCAGCCGGCCCCATATCAGCCGGCTCCCTATCAGTTGCAAATCCAGGCCGACCCAGGCTGGCGCCGCGACGCACCGCAAGTCGCTGTCGAGCGTGATGGCTGGCAGCGCTTCGAGGCGCCGCCGCCGCGCTACGAAGCTGTGCCGCCGCCAGCGCGTTCCGGCTATGCCTGGCAGCGCGGTTATTGGGAACGCCGCCATCGTGACGAGCCGAGGTGGGTCAAGGGCTACTGGGTGGCAGTGCAGCCGGTAGCGGTGGTTGCGCCTCCGCCACCCCCGCTACCGCCGGCACCGGTGCAGCAGCGGCCAAAAATAGAAAGGATTTCGGCCGATGCCCTGTTCCGCTTCGACCAGTCCAGCCTGGGCCAGATGCTGCCGGCAGGACGGGCGCAGCTCGCTGCCCTTGCCAAGCGCCTGGCAGCCAGCCGCTATGCGCGGGTGGAGGTGCGCGGCTATACCGACCGTCTCGGCAGCGACAGCTACAACCTGAACCTGTCGATCCGGCGCGCCAATACGGTCAAGGATGTGCTGGTGAGCTACGGCATTCCGGCCGCGCGTGTCAAAGCCGTCGGCCTGGGCGCGCAGGATCCGGTGACGCAATGTCGCGACGGCCTGCAGCAAGAGGCACTGATCCGCTGTCTGCTGCCTAACCGCCGCGTCGAGATTGCGACTTTTGCGATGCCATAA
- a CDS encoding sensor histidine kinase: protein MYSILPAVVASIFLAYGLYVVCTKGFTRIGISFLVLCITSAFWQGTWAFLFTLRDPHMAMFVVKFGYLLILFLPTSLYHFLTEICERTAERKYVYTSYAFAAILAIFLLGSDLLVSGYYQYFWGYYPKAGLLHPLHVLQTVIVVNRGLYITYREQQVAELGKRIKLRLCIGAILIYFFAAVDYLCNYGIEFYPPGVLFIAVSLGVMSVAIVRHHLLDPMTVASTVGHEMRTPLTSIRMLAKGMEQFLPTLLEGYRLAVEHGLLAPSIRPDTVKQLSKATNSITQEVDRTTVVIDMMLASAKLDRIDTDAFASHSVVQLVDEALERYPFEQGERAKIYLAVMEDYAFFGSDRLFVFVLFNLLKNSLYALKAASKGEISISTTRSGKFNVLCFTDTGAGIAANVLPHIFDAHYTTKKGAGSGIGLAFCHQVMAVFGGSIRCESMAGEYTRFTLEFPVVAATVQA from the coding sequence ATGTATTCGATACTGCCCGCAGTCGTTGCTTCGATCTTCCTGGCCTACGGCCTGTACGTGGTTTGCACCAAGGGTTTTACGCGCATCGGCATCAGCTTCCTGGTGCTGTGTATTACTTCGGCGTTCTGGCAGGGCACCTGGGCTTTCCTGTTCACCTTGCGCGATCCGCACATGGCGATGTTCGTGGTGAAGTTCGGCTACCTGCTGATCCTGTTTCTGCCGACCAGCCTTTACCATTTCCTGACCGAGATCTGTGAACGCACCGCGGAGCGCAAATACGTCTACACCTCCTACGCGTTCGCCGCCATCCTGGCGATTTTCCTGCTGGGGTCGGACCTGCTGGTGTCCGGCTACTACCAGTATTTCTGGGGCTACTATCCGAAAGCCGGGCTGCTGCATCCGCTACATGTGCTGCAGACGGTGATCGTGGTGAACCGCGGGCTGTACATCACTTATCGCGAGCAGCAGGTGGCGGAACTCGGCAAACGCATCAAGCTGCGGCTGTGCATCGGCGCCATCCTGATTTATTTTTTCGCCGCGGTCGATTATCTGTGCAACTACGGCATCGAATTTTATCCGCCGGGTGTGCTGTTCATTGCCGTCAGTCTGGGTGTCATGTCGGTTGCCATCGTCCGCCATCACTTGCTGGATCCGATGACGGTCGCCAGCACGGTCGGCCACGAAATGCGCACGCCGCTGACCTCGATCCGGATGCTGGCGAAAGGCATGGAACAGTTCCTGCCGACTCTGCTGGAGGGCTACCGACTGGCCGTGGAGCACGGCTTGCTGGCACCGTCGATCAGACCGGACACGGTCAAGCAGCTGTCAAAGGCCACCAATTCGATCACGCAGGAAGTCGACCGCACCACGGTGGTGATCGACATGATGCTCGCTTCGGCCAAGCTGGACCGCATCGACACCGACGCCTTTGCCAGTCACTCGGTGGTCCAGCTGGTCGACGAGGCGCTGGAGCGCTATCCATTTGAGCAGGGTGAGCGCGCCAAGATCTACCTTGCCGTCATGGAGGATTATGCATTCTTCGGCTCGGACCGGCTGTTCGTATTTGTCCTGTTCAACCTGCTGAAGAATTCCTTGTACGCGCTGAAGGCAGCATCCAAGGGCGAGATCAGCATCTCGACCACGCGCTCGGGGAAATTCAACGTCCTCTGTTTTACCGACACCGGCGCCGGCATTGCCGCCAATGTCCTGCCGCATATTTTCGATGCTCACTATACGACCAAGAAAGGCGCCGGTTCCGGCATCGGACTGGCGTTCTGCCATCAGGTGATGGCGGTGTTCGGCGGCAGCATACGCTGCGAATCGATGGCCGGCGAATATACACGCTTCACGCTGGAATTCCCGGTGGTTGCGGCGACCGTGCAAGCATAG
- the gabD gene encoding NADP-dependent succinate-semialdehyde dehydrogenase: protein MMQLKDPSLFRQQAYLNGAWCNADGGATHDVVNPATGETIGSVPLMGAAETRRAIAAANEAWRQWRRKTAKERSIILRKWNDLMLANLDDLALIMTTEQGKPLAESRGEIAYAASFIEWFAEEGKRAGGDTIPSPTPGTRIVVVKEPIGVCAAITPWNFPAAMITRKAGPALAAGCTMVLKPAESTPFSALALAVLAERAGIPAGVFSVVTGAAREIGAEMTSNPTVRKLTFTGSTGVGRLLMEQCAATIKKLSLELGGNAPFIVFDDADLDAAVEGAMASKYRNAGQTCVCANRLYVQDGVYDAFAAKLVAAVAKLKVGNGLQEGVTQGPLIDQKAVLKVEQHIADALAKGARLLAGGKRHALGHSFFEPTVLADVTADMMVAREETFGPMAPLFRFKTDEEAVALANDTEFGLASYFYSRDIGRIWRVAEGLESGMVGINTGLISNEVAPFGGVKQSGLGREGSKYGIEDYQVIKYLCMGGI from the coding sequence GTGATGCAATTAAAAGACCCCTCATTGTTCCGTCAGCAAGCCTACCTGAACGGCGCATGGTGCAACGCCGACGGTGGCGCCACGCATGACGTCGTCAATCCCGCCACCGGCGAAACCATCGGCAGTGTGCCGTTGATGGGCGCCGCCGAAACCAGGCGCGCGATTGCCGCCGCCAATGAAGCCTGGCGTCAGTGGCGGCGCAAGACGGCCAAGGAACGCAGCATCATCCTGCGCAAATGGAATGACCTGATGCTGGCCAACCTGGACGACCTGGCGTTGATCATGACTACCGAACAAGGCAAGCCGCTGGCCGAGTCGCGCGGTGAAATCGCCTACGCCGCCTCGTTCATCGAGTGGTTTGCGGAAGAGGGCAAGCGTGCCGGCGGCGACACCATTCCTTCGCCGACGCCGGGTACGCGCATCGTGGTGGTGAAGGAACCGATCGGTGTCTGCGCAGCCATCACGCCATGGAATTTTCCGGCGGCGATGATCACCCGCAAAGCCGGCCCGGCGCTGGCGGCCGGCTGCACCATGGTGCTCAAGCCGGCGGAGTCGACACCGTTTTCGGCGCTGGCGCTGGCGGTGCTGGCCGAACGCGCCGGCATCCCGGCGGGCGTGTTCAGCGTGGTGACTGGCGCGGCGCGCGAGATCGGCGCAGAAATGACCAGCAATCCCACCGTGCGCAAGCTGACCTTTACCGGATCCACTGGCGTCGGCCGCCTGCTGATGGAGCAGTGCGCTGCCACCATCAAGAAATTGTCGTTGGAACTGGGCGGCAATGCGCCCTTCATCGTGTTTGACGACGCCGACCTGGATGCCGCGGTGGAAGGTGCAATGGCTTCCAAGTATCGCAACGCCGGACAAACTTGCGTCTGCGCCAACCGCCTGTACGTGCAGGATGGCGTCTACGATGCTTTCGCCGCCAAGCTGGTGGCTGCGGTCGCCAAACTGAAAGTCGGCAATGGCTTGCAGGAGGGCGTCACCCAAGGTCCGCTGATCGATCAAAAGGCGGTGCTCAAGGTCGAGCAGCATATTGCCGATGCGCTGGCCAAAGGCGCGCGCCTGCTGGCCGGCGGCAAGCGCCATGCGCTCGGCCACAGTTTCTTCGAGCCGACCGTGCTGGCCGACGTCACGGCCGACATGATGGTCGCACGCGAGGAAACCTTCGGCCCGATGGCGCCGCTGTTCCGCTTCAAGACCGACGAGGAAGCGGTGGCGCTGGCCAACGATACCGAATTCGGACTTGCCAGCTATTTCTATTCGCGCGACATCGGCCGCATCTGGCGTGTCGCCGAGGGTCTGGAGAGCGGCATGGTCGGCATCAACACCGGTTTGATTTCCAATGAGGTTGCACCATTCGGAGGCGTCAAGCAATCCGGTTTGGGGCGCGAGGGATCGAAGTACGGCATCGAGGATTACCAGGTGATTAAATATCTGTGCATGGGCGGGATCTGA
- the speB gene encoding agmatinase translates to MPATPLYQPLGGNDMPRFGGIATMMRLPHVTSSAGLDACFVGVPLDLGTSNRSGARFGPRQIRSESVLLRPYNMATRAAPFDALQIADLGDVAINPYNLLDSIRLIENAYDGIVASGCRPISLGGDHTIALPILRALHRKYGKIGLIHVDAHADVNDTMFGEKIAHGTPFRRAVEEGLLDCQRVVQIGLRGTGYTAEDFDWCRDQGFKVVQVEECWNQSLAPLMEEVRARVAGGPVYLSFDIDGIDPAYAPGTGTPEIAGLTVPQALEIIRGAWGLDIVGADLVEVSPPYDPLGTTALLGANLAYEMLCVLPGVPRR, encoded by the coding sequence ATGCCAGCAACCCCACTTTACCAACCGCTAGGCGGCAACGACATGCCGCGTTTCGGCGGCATCGCCACCATGATGCGCTTGCCGCATGTGACCAGCAGCGCCGGGCTGGACGCCTGCTTCGTCGGCGTGCCGCTCGACCTCGGCACCTCGAACCGTTCCGGCGCCCGTTTCGGCCCGCGCCAGATCCGCAGCGAATCGGTGCTGCTGCGCCCTTACAACATGGCGACCCGGGCCGCGCCCTTCGATGCCTTGCAGATTGCCGATCTCGGCGATGTCGCCATCAATCCGTATAACCTGCTGGATTCGATCCGGCTGATCGAAAACGCCTACGACGGCATCGTCGCCTCCGGCTGCCGTCCGATCTCGCTGGGCGGCGACCACACCATCGCGCTGCCGATCCTGCGCGCGCTGCATCGCAAGTATGGCAAGATCGGCCTGATCCATGTCGACGCCCACGCCGACGTCAACGACACCATGTTCGGCGAAAAAATTGCCCATGGCACGCCGTTCCGCCGCGCCGTCGAAGAAGGCTTGCTGGATTGCCAGCGGGTGGTGCAGATCGGTTTGCGCGGCACTGGCTATACCGCGGAAGATTTCGACTGGTGCCGCGACCAGGGTTTCAAGGTGGTGCAGGTGGAGGAATGCTGGAACCAGTCGTTGGCGCCGCTGATGGAAGAAGTGCGGGCTCGCGTGGCCGGCGGCCCGGTGTACCTGAGTTTCGATATCGACGGCATCGATCCGGCTTATGCACCCGGCACCGGCACCCCGGAAATCGCCGGCCTGACCGTGCCGCAGGCGCTGGAAATCATCCGCGGCGCCTGGGGTCTGGACATTGTCGGCGCTGATCTGGTAGAGGTATCGCCGCCGTACGACCCGCTAGGCACAACTGCCCTGCTGGGCGCCAACCTGGCCTACGAGATGCTGTGCGTGCTGCCGGGCGTGCCGCGCCGCTGA
- a CDS encoding ABC transporter permease — translation MKLFPQFPPYVSLTERVWFYFSRGFNLLVLLFLLLPILVIIPLSFSDSTFLVYPIHGFSMRWYQNLVQSDEWVSAAKNSFIVAPLATVLATILGTLAAVGLNKADFRGKGLLMAVLISPMVVPVVVVGVGVYLFFAQIGLSDSYTGLILAHAALGAPFVVTTVLATLQGFNQNLVRASLSLGANPLSTFFRITLPVIAPGLISGALFAFATSFDDVVVTLFVAGPGQATLPRQMFTGIKENISPTIAALATILIVFSTCLLLVLEWIRGRNKALAKI, via the coding sequence ATGAAACTGTTTCCGCAATTTCCCCCTTATGTTTCATTGACCGAACGCGTCTGGTTCTATTTTTCGCGCGGCTTCAACCTGCTGGTGCTGCTGTTCCTGCTGCTGCCTATCCTGGTCATCATTCCGCTGTCGTTCAGCGATAGTACTTTCCTGGTGTATCCGATCCACGGCTTTTCCATGCGCTGGTATCAGAACCTGGTGCAGTCGGACGAGTGGGTCAGCGCCGCCAAGAATAGTTTCATCGTTGCGCCGTTGGCCACCGTGCTGGCGACCATACTCGGCACGCTGGCAGCGGTCGGCCTGAACAAAGCGGATTTCCGCGGCAAGGGTTTGCTGATGGCGGTGCTGATCTCGCCGATGGTAGTGCCGGTAGTGGTGGTGGGCGTCGGCGTCTATCTGTTCTTTGCGCAGATCGGCTTGTCCGACAGCTATACCGGCCTGATTCTGGCGCATGCCGCGCTCGGCGCGCCCTTCGTGGTGACGACGGTGCTGGCGACCCTGCAGGGATTCAACCAGAACCTGGTGCGGGCCAGCCTCAGCCTCGGCGCCAATCCGCTCTCGACCTTCTTCCGCATTACCCTGCCGGTGATCGCGCCGGGTTTGATCTCGGGCGCCTTATTTGCCTTCGCCACCTCGTTCGACGATGTGGTGGTAACCTTGTTTGTCGCTGGTCCCGGGCAAGCCACGCTGCCGCGCCAGATGTTTACCGGCATCAAGGAAAACATCAGCCCGACCATCGCCGCGCTGGCCACGATCCTGATCGTGTTCTCCACTTGCCTGCTGCTGGTGCTGGAGTGGATACGCGGGCGCAACAAGGCGCTCGCGAAAATCTAG
- a CDS encoding helix-turn-helix domain-containing protein, with product MRPQYEHLSVSPGQSWRLLWRELPELPFLWHYHPEFELTLTLNARGQRYIGDHLADFSDGDLVLLGPNLPHTWSAGERIVPQQQMLAVVVWFSRDWLVQLQTSLPELAGLLQLGKRADRGLQFSAAVAESARPLMLRMEKLAPAQRLPLLLELLLLLAQDQQARPLASVASASIAVDTQRQRMGKVLDYLHENFQAAISLELLAERAALSLGAFHRFFKRHTQLTVTAYLAQLRIGSACQQLIQTDKAIGVIAQEAGYRNLAHFNRQFRAAKGVSPRDFKKRYR from the coding sequence ATGCGACCGCAATACGAACATCTCTCTGTTTCCCCCGGCCAGTCCTGGCGGCTGCTCTGGCGCGAGTTGCCCGAGTTGCCTTTCCTTTGGCACTACCATCCCGAATTCGAGCTGACCCTGACCCTGAACGCGCGCGGGCAGCGCTATATCGGCGATCATCTGGCGGATTTTTCGGATGGCGACCTGGTCTTGCTCGGTCCAAACTTGCCGCATACCTGGTCGGCCGGCGAGCGCATCGTCCCACAGCAGCAGATGCTGGCGGTGGTGGTGTGGTTTTCGCGGGACTGGCTGGTGCAGCTGCAAACCAGCCTGCCGGAACTGGCCGGGCTGCTGCAGCTGGGCAAGCGCGCCGACCGTGGCTTGCAGTTTTCCGCCGCAGTGGCGGAAAGTGCCAGGCCCTTGATGCTGCGCATGGAGAAGCTGGCCCCGGCGCAGCGCCTGCCGCTATTGCTGGAGTTATTGCTACTGCTGGCGCAAGACCAGCAGGCGCGGCCGCTGGCCTCGGTGGCGTCGGCCTCGATCGCGGTCGACACCCAGCGCCAGCGTATGGGCAAGGTGCTGGACTACCTGCACGAGAATTTCCAGGCAGCGATCTCGCTGGAGCTGCTGGCCGAACGGGCAGCGCTGTCGCTGGGGGCTTTTCACCGTTTTTTCAAACGCCATACCCAGCTCACCGTGACCGCTTATCTGGCTCAGCTGAGGATCGGCAGCGCCTGCCAGCAACTGATCCAGACCGACAAGGCGATCGGCGTGATCGCGCAGGAAGCCGGCTATCGCAACCTGGCGCATTTCAACCGCCAGTTCCGCGCCGCCAAGGGCGTCAGTCCGCGCGATTTCAAAAAGCGCTATAGATAA
- a CDS encoding S53 family peptidase: MKSKASAAKAGDFAVPRVSALALALSLACIGMAAQAATDTSTWVSTKTEAFLPRVQTHDSTGVAVTADQIATDMAQGEEKSVTVSLQLRNKAQLDNFVKELYTPGSAVYHKFLTPAQFAEQYSPTQAQVDAVTAHLSKAGFRNISVSSNRLLVSADGTAATIKQAFNTSLKRFTHEGRNVYANEAAAQVPPELASIVGSVLGLQNAAIHHVTHSGVHSAQRSIVQAAAGTETSHTPVQYPGIYNAVTTPAASNAVVGTISEGNMTYTLNDFQTFLSNNPSLPKLTPTVVYVGTESSDESGEVEWALDSQVIYGAAGGVKQLIFYTASSMEDAPLTAAYNAAVTANVASVVNVSLGECEASAKSSGSQAADDAVFEQGVAQGITFSVASGDAGPYNCDTDSQGNPGVANTTTKKKTYDVSEPASSPYVVAVGGTALFTTSAGAYNGQAVWNEGTASTGDGSAVRIWSTGGGFSKYEAAPSWQTSSIVGTGHTTRGLPDIVFDAASASGTYIYITASNNGGTAAGVVGGTSMAAPMFAGFWSRLESAHSNNLGFPSSALYAAIPSNANLVFPVTSATVDGDAVNYNGWSTTYPGMKAAASGWSAATGFGSLNVDNLNAYITANPTVFPAK; the protein is encoded by the coding sequence ATGAAATCGAAGGCATCAGCAGCAAAAGCAGGGGACTTCGCCGTCCCGCGCGTTTCAGCACTGGCACTGGCACTCTCCCTGGCGTGTATCGGCATGGCAGCGCAAGCAGCCACCGATACTTCAACCTGGGTATCGACCAAGACCGAGGCGTTCCTGCCACGGGTACAGACACACGACAGCACCGGCGTTGCCGTTACCGCGGACCAGATTGCAACAGACATGGCGCAAGGCGAAGAGAAGAGCGTCACCGTCAGCCTGCAGCTGCGCAACAAGGCACAGCTGGACAACTTCGTCAAAGAACTCTATACGCCAGGCAGCGCGGTGTATCACAAGTTCCTGACGCCGGCACAGTTTGCTGAACAGTATTCGCCGACGCAAGCGCAAGTGGACGCCGTTACCGCGCACTTGAGCAAAGCCGGCTTCAGGAATATCAGCGTCAGCTCGAACCGCCTGCTGGTGAGCGCCGACGGTACCGCCGCCACCATCAAGCAAGCGTTCAACACCTCGCTGAAACGCTTCACGCATGAAGGCCGCAATGTGTATGCCAATGAGGCGGCAGCGCAAGTTCCGCCGGAACTGGCGAGCATCGTCGGTTCGGTGCTGGGCCTGCAGAATGCAGCTATCCACCATGTGACGCACAGCGGCGTACACAGCGCGCAGAGAAGCATCGTGCAAGCTGCCGCCGGCACAGAAACTTCGCACACGCCGGTGCAGTATCCAGGGATCTATAACGCCGTCACCACGCCTGCTGCTTCCAACGCAGTAGTCGGCACGATCTCTGAAGGCAACATGACGTATACCCTGAACGATTTCCAAACCTTCCTCAGCAATAATCCGAGCCTGCCGAAACTGACGCCTACCGTGGTCTATGTCGGTACCGAAAGCTCTGACGAATCCGGCGAAGTCGAATGGGCGCTGGACAGCCAGGTGATCTATGGCGCTGCAGGCGGCGTCAAGCAACTGATTTTCTACACCGCCAGCTCGATGGAAGATGCACCGCTGACTGCTGCCTATAACGCTGCCGTGACCGCCAACGTCGCCAGTGTGGTCAACGTCTCGCTGGGCGAATGCGAAGCTTCAGCCAAATCGTCCGGTTCGCAAGCGGCCGACGATGCGGTGTTTGAACAAGGCGTGGCGCAAGGGATCACCTTCTCGGTGGCCTCCGGCGATGCCGGTCCTTACAACTGCGATACCGATTCCCAGGGCAATCCTGGCGTGGCAAACACCACCACCAAGAAAAAAACCTATGACGTCAGCGAACCAGCGAGTTCGCCTTACGTGGTGGCGGTAGGCGGCACGGCGCTGTTCACGACTTCGGCCGGCGCCTACAATGGCCAGGCTGTGTGGAATGAAGGCACGGCGTCGACCGGCGACGGCAGCGCAGTGCGAATCTGGTCCACCGGCGGCGGCTTCAGCAAGTATGAAGCCGCGCCAAGCTGGCAGACTTCTAGCATCGTCGGCACCGGCCATACCACCCGTGGCCTGCCGGACATCGTGTTCGATGCTGCCTCTGCCAGCGGCACTTATATCTATATCACTGCCTCGAACAACGGCGGCACCGCAGCCGGCGTGGTTGGCGGCACCAGCATGGCGGCGCCGATGTTCGCCGGCTTCTGGTCGCGCCTGGAATCGGCGCACAGTAACAACCTGGGCTTCCCTAGCTCGGCGCTGTACGCTGCTATTCCATCGAACGCCAATCTGGTCTTCCCTGTGACCAGCGCCACCGTGGACGGCGATGCCGTCAACTACAACGGCTGGAGCACGACTTACCCTGGCATGAAAGCTGCTGCATCGGGATGGAGTGCCGCAACCGGCTTCGGCAGCTTGAACGTCGACAACCTGAACGCTTACATCACAGCAAACCCAACGGTTTTCCCAGCCAAATAA